In a genomic window of Lepisosteus oculatus isolate fLepOcu1 chromosome 5, fLepOcu1.hap2, whole genome shotgun sequence:
- the kif7 gene encoding kinesin-like protein kif7 isoform X6, which yields MAPKGPAQFRAEESLVQVVVRVRPLLPKELLHSHESCITADPVLNRVTLGHDRHFQCDFVFAESSGQEEVYSTCVQPLIEAFFLGFNATVFAYGQTGSGKTYTIGEANISSFSDDEQGIIPRAVAEVFKLLDENDLSDFSVRISYLEVYKEEFRDLLEVETASKDIHIREDDKGNIVLCGVKECEVEGLDEVLSLLETGNAARHTGATQMNPSSSRSHTIFTLAMEQRQGGPRAPGAAAHVLASKFHFVDLAGSERVLKTGNTGERLKESIQINSGLLALGNVIGALGDPKRRGSHIPYRDSKITRILKDSLGGNAKTLMIACISPSSADFDESLNTLNYARRAQNIQNRAVVNYRRAEPNRTEGLELQIKALRRALENRQRSETRTIARQDPERRAGAGGGELGRLQAESAHYRTCTDAAYRLLLELQGEGALSPGQLLQVKEWLCSVEEQRSELSTASGLDSGIESTSTEEGTTELQKGKGATTHQVIEQGAEECEKDRDEYISQLQARIQQLEKENTDFLAALEDAMEQYKQQSDKLQEQQDVIAELQTCLVQPGSSVSGLVVGVHLVHLKQRPHTAPTDSTRLCTSSAVQSTLVSNGDNRRISSRKVSHSGPGSCTGREDCVHCCQEGEEYQVDSFQDPDLLAAEEEGQGSQIKMKRDRGRHLNMTWTKREVLSTALSGQGRGCVSPDLLLPKSNSSGEGSGLRGSMGDSCPLVTSGPGQSGSDWGLLQAQQKIRELSINIRMKEELIKELVKTGRDAQAMNRQYSRKISELERQAERARAELTEAQKQLQDLEGHEPRDPANRSKAQECRRKIAAAQSRVQVLKQKQRDTAQLASLSAQSERRVQELERNVQNMRQQQDQLQRRLRQESQQKRRLESEMQRGKHRVKELEIKNEQQQKILRIKTEEIAAFQRKRRSGSNGSVISLEEQQKIEEQKRWLDEEMEHVLGQRRGLEELEGELTKREQILAKKEALLQERSGLESKRLRSSQALSKDLVLLSSRIESLERELSERNGQLRSSSAQDSQQIRQEISNLRLEKDQLLKQRTELDDKLRQGSLLSPEEERTLFQLDEAIEALDAAIEYKNEAITQRQRQLRASASMLSQWEMNLMAKLSYLSASETRALLCKYFDKVVCLREEERRLQLALAELEMRTEEQQQLVQWLEAALERQRLDTDRRLTQQQKEHERNIQLLLQQCREPQWMSK from the exons ATGGCGCCTAAAGGACCTGCGCAGTTCAGGGCCGAGGAGAGCCTGGTGCAGGTGGTGGTCCGAGTGCGCCCCCTGCTGCCCAAAGAGCTGCTGCACAGCCATGAGAGCTGCATCACGGCGGACCCTGTGCTCAATAGGGTGACCCTCGGCCATGACCGCCACTTCCAGTGTGACTTTGTTTTTGCGGAGAGCAGTGGCCAAGAGGAGGTGTACTCCACCTGTGTGCAGCCCCTCATCGAGGCTTTCTTCCTGGGCTTCAACGCAACAGTGTTCGCCTACGGACAGACAGGCTCAGGCAAAACCTACACCATTGGGGAGGCCAATATCT CCTCCTTCAGCGATGACGAGCAGGGCATCATCCCGCGAGCCGTGGCCGAGGTCTTCAAGTTGCTGGACGAGAACGACCTGAGCGACTTCTCCGTGCGGATCTCCTACCTGGAGGTGTACAAGGAGGAGTTCAGGGACCTTCTGGAGGTGGAGACGGCTAGTAAGGACATCCACATCCGGGAGGATGACAAGGGCAACATTG TCCTCTGTGGGGTCAAGGAGTGCGAGGTGGAGGGGCTGGACGAGGTGCTGAGCCTGCTGGAGACAGGGAACGCAGCCAGGCACACAGGGGCCACGCAGATGAACCCCAGCTCCAGCCGCTCGCACACCATCTTCACCCTGGCCATGGAGCAGCGGCAGGGTGGGCCCCGGGCCCCTGGCGCCGCCGCACACGTCCTGGCCTCCAAGTTTCACTTCGTGGACTTGGCCGGCTCCGAGCGCGTCCTCAAGACCGGCAACACGGGCGAGCGGCTGAAGGAGAGCATCCAGATCAACAGCGGGCTGCTGGCGCTGGGCAACGTCATCGGGGCGCTGGGGGACCCCAAGAGAAGGGGCTCGCACATCCCCTATAGGGACTCCAAAATCACCAG GATCTTGAAGGACTCTCTGGGAGGGAATGCCAAGACCCTGATGATCGCGTGCATCAGCCCCTCCTCCGCCGACTTCGACGAGAGCCTCAACACGCTGAACTACGCCAGACGGGCTCAGAACATTCAGAACCGGGCTGTAGTGAACTACCGGCGGGCAGAGCCGAACCGCACGGAGGGACTGGAGCTGCAGATCAAAGCCTTGCGTCGCGCCCTGGAGAATCGGCAGAGGTCTGAGACCCGCACCATCGCCCGGCAGGACCCCGAGAGACGCGCCGGGGCGGGGGGCGGAGAGCTGGGCAGGCTGCAAGCAGAAAGCGCACACTACAGGACTTGCACAGACGCTGCGtacaggctgctgctggagctgCAGGGAGAGGGCGCGCTGAGCCCAGGCCAGCTGCTGCAGGTGAAGGAGTGGCTGTGCTCTGTGGAGGAGCAGCGCAGCGAGCTGAGCACGGCCTCAGGCCTGGACAGCGGAATCGAGAGCACGTCCACAGAGGAAGGAACCACAGAGCTGCAGAAGGGGAAGGGTGCCACCACACACCAG GTTATTGAACAGGGGGCAGAGGAGTGTGAGAAGGACCGGGATGAGTACATCTCTCAGCTACAGGCTCGGATCCAGcagctggagaaggagaacACAGACTTCCTGGCTGCTCTGGAGGATGCCATGGAGCAGTACAAACAGCAG AGTGACAAGCTTCAGGAGCAACAGGATGTAATTGCTGAGCTGCAGACATGCCTGGTCCAGCCTGGCTCCTCTGTGTCAGGTTTAGTGGTTGGTGTCCACCTGGTGCATCTCAAGCAGAGGCCGCACACTGCTCCTACAGACTCCACACGTCTCTGCACTTCAAGTGCAGTGCAGTCCACACTTGTTTCAAACGGGGACAATAGAAGGATCAGTTCCAGAAAG GTGAGCCATTCAGGTCCCGGCAGCTGTACGGGGAGGGAGGATTGTGTACACTGCTGCCAGGAAGGAGAGGAATACCAGGTAGACTCCTTTCAGGACCCTGACCTCCTTGCCGCTGAAGAAGAAGGGCAAGGCAGTCAGATCAAGAtgaagagagacagagggag ACACCTGAACATGACCTGGACCAAGAGAGAAGTGCTGAGTACTGCCTTGTCTGGCCAAGGGAGGGGGTGTGTGTCCCCAGATCTGCTACTGCCAAAGT CAAACAGCAGTGGTGAGGGGTCAGGTCTGCGAGGATCTATGGGAGACAGCTGCCCCCTGGTGACCTCCGGCCCAGGCCAGAGTGGCTCGGACTGGGGACTCCTGCAGGCCCAGCAGAAGATCCGTGAGCTGTCCATCAACATCCGCATGAAGGAGGAACTGATCAAGGAGCTGGTCAAGACAG GGAGGGACGCCCAGGCCATGAACAGGCAGTACAGCCGGAAGATCTCGGAGCTGGAGCGGCAGGCGGAGCGCGCGCGGGCCGAGCTGACGGAGGCGCAGAAGCAGCTGCAGGACCTGGAGGGCCACGAGCCCCGGGACCCGGCCAACCGGTCCAAGGCGCAGGAGTGCCGCAGGAAGATCGCCGCGGCACAAAGCAGAGTGCAG GTCCTGAAGCAGAAGCAGCGTGACACGGCACAGCTGGCCTCCCTGTCAGCCCAGAGCGAGCGGCGGGTCCAGGAGCTGGAGAGGAACGTGCAGAACATGCGGCAGCAGCAAGACCAGCTGCAGCGCCGCCTGCGCCAGGAGAGCCAGCAGAAGCGCCGGCTGGAGAGCGAGATGCAGAGGGGCAAACATCGTGTCAAG GAGCTGGAGATAAAGAACGAGCAGCAGCAGAAGATCCTGAGGATCAAGACGGAGGAGATCGCGGCCTTCCAGAGGAAGAGGCGCAGCGGGAGCAATGGTTCTGTCATCTCGTTGGAGGAGCAGCAG AAGATAGAGGAGCAGAAGCGCTGGCTGGACGAGGAGATGGAGCACGTGCTGGGGCAGCGCCGGGGGTTGGAGGAGCTGGAGGGCGAGCTGACCAAGAGAGAGCAGATCCTGGCCAAGAAGGAGGCCCTGCTGCAGGAGCGCAGCGGCCTGGAGAGCAAGAGGCTGCGCTCCAGCCAG GCCCTGAGTAAAGACCTCGTCCTCCTGTCCAGCCGCATCGAGTCCCTGGAGCGGGAGCTCTCCGAGAGGAACGGCCAGCTCCGCAGCAGCAGTGCCCAGGACTCCCAGCAGATCCGCCAGGAGATATCCAACCTGCGCCTGGAGAAGGACCAGCTCCTGAAGCAGCGAACAGAGCTGGACGACAAACTGCGCCAGGGCAGCCTTCTCTCCCCCGAG GAGGAGCGGACTCTGTTCCAGCTGGACGAGGCCATCGAGGCTTTGGATGCTGCCATCGAGTACAAGAACGAGGCCATCACCCAGCGGCAGAGGCAGCTCCGGGCCTCCGCCAGCATGCTGTCCCAGTGGGAGATGAACCTGATGGCCAAGCTCAGCTACCTGTCCGCCTCCGAGACACGAGCCCTCCTCTGCAAGTACTTCGACAAG GTGGTGTGTCTGCGCGAGGAGGAGCGCCGGCTGCAGCTGGCCCTGGCAGAGCTGGAGATGCGCActgaggagcagcagcagctggtCCAGTGGCTGGAGGCAGCGCTGGAGAGGCAGCGGCTGGACACTGACCGCAGGCTGACCCAGCAGCAGAAGGAGCACGAGAGGAACatccagctgctgctgcagcagtgcagag aaCCCCAGTGGATGTCAAAATGA
- the kif7 gene encoding kinesin-like protein kif7 isoform X4, with translation MAPKGPAQFRAEESLVQVVVRVRPLLPKELLHSHESCITADPVLNRVTLGHDRHFQCDFVFAESSGQEEVYSTCVQPLIEAFFLGFNATVFAYGQTGSGKTYTIGEANISSFSDDEQGIIPRAVAEVFKLLDENDLSDFSVRISYLEVYKEEFRDLLEVETASKDIHIREDDKGNIVLCGVKECEVEGLDEVLSLLETGNAARHTGATQMNPSSSRSHTIFTLAMEQRQGGPRAPGAAAHVLASKFHFVDLAGSERVLKTGNTGERLKESIQINSGLLALGNVIGALGDPKRRGSHIPYRDSKITRILKDSLGGNAKTLMIACISPSSADFDESLNTLNYARRAQNIQNRAVVNYRRAEPNRTEGLELQIKALRRALENRQRSETRTIARQDPERRAGAGGGELGRLQAESAHYRTCTDAAYRLLLELQGEGALSPGQLLQVKEWLCSVEEQRSELSTASGLDSGIESTSTEEGTTELQKGKGATTHQVIEQGAEECEKDRDEYISQLQARIQQLEKENTDFLAALEDAMEQYKQQSDKLQEQQDVIAELQTCLVQPGSSVSGLVVGVHLVHLKQRPHTAPTDSTRLCTSSAVQSTLVSNGDNRRISSRKVSHSGPGSCTGREDCVHCCQEGEEYQVDSFQDPDLLAAEEEGQGSQIKMKRDRGRHLNMTWTKREVLSTALSGQGRGCVSPDLLLPKSNSSGEGSGLRGSMGDSCPLVTSGPGQSGSDWGLLQAQQKIRELSINIRMKEELIKELVKTGRDAQAMNRQYSRKISELERQAERARAELTEAQKQLQDLEGHEPRDPANRSKAQECRRKIAAAQSRVQVLKQKQRDTAQLASLSAQSERRVQELERNVQNMRQQQDQLQRRLRQESQQKRRLESEMQRGKHRVKELEIKNEQQQKILRIKTEEIAAFQRKRRSGSNGSVISLEEQQKIEEQKRWLDEEMEHVLGQRRGLEELEGELTKREQILAKKEALLQERSGLESKRLRSSQALSKDLVLLSSRIESLERELSERNGQLRSSSAQDSQQIRQEISNLRLEKDQLLKQRTELDDKLRQGSLLSPEEERTLFQLDEAIEALDAAIEYKNEAITQRQRQLRASASMLSQWEMNLMAKLSYLSASETRALLCKYFDKVVCLREEERRLQLALAELEMRTEEQQQLVQWLEAALERQRLDTDRRLTQQQKEHERNIQLLLQQCRVLLIILRWMSGPGKHRERKEALTGLALGISKRSLVTCSSPSCPSETHCCSSHACQGGEQMDEGLAGRQRQYEGWIHNLGKELSHCKLANQELSNKLRELWGQTGQPADQAKACITAKSES, from the exons ATGGCGCCTAAAGGACCTGCGCAGTTCAGGGCCGAGGAGAGCCTGGTGCAGGTGGTGGTCCGAGTGCGCCCCCTGCTGCCCAAAGAGCTGCTGCACAGCCATGAGAGCTGCATCACGGCGGACCCTGTGCTCAATAGGGTGACCCTCGGCCATGACCGCCACTTCCAGTGTGACTTTGTTTTTGCGGAGAGCAGTGGCCAAGAGGAGGTGTACTCCACCTGTGTGCAGCCCCTCATCGAGGCTTTCTTCCTGGGCTTCAACGCAACAGTGTTCGCCTACGGACAGACAGGCTCAGGCAAAACCTACACCATTGGGGAGGCCAATATCT CCTCCTTCAGCGATGACGAGCAGGGCATCATCCCGCGAGCCGTGGCCGAGGTCTTCAAGTTGCTGGACGAGAACGACCTGAGCGACTTCTCCGTGCGGATCTCCTACCTGGAGGTGTACAAGGAGGAGTTCAGGGACCTTCTGGAGGTGGAGACGGCTAGTAAGGACATCCACATCCGGGAGGATGACAAGGGCAACATTG TCCTCTGTGGGGTCAAGGAGTGCGAGGTGGAGGGGCTGGACGAGGTGCTGAGCCTGCTGGAGACAGGGAACGCAGCCAGGCACACAGGGGCCACGCAGATGAACCCCAGCTCCAGCCGCTCGCACACCATCTTCACCCTGGCCATGGAGCAGCGGCAGGGTGGGCCCCGGGCCCCTGGCGCCGCCGCACACGTCCTGGCCTCCAAGTTTCACTTCGTGGACTTGGCCGGCTCCGAGCGCGTCCTCAAGACCGGCAACACGGGCGAGCGGCTGAAGGAGAGCATCCAGATCAACAGCGGGCTGCTGGCGCTGGGCAACGTCATCGGGGCGCTGGGGGACCCCAAGAGAAGGGGCTCGCACATCCCCTATAGGGACTCCAAAATCACCAG GATCTTGAAGGACTCTCTGGGAGGGAATGCCAAGACCCTGATGATCGCGTGCATCAGCCCCTCCTCCGCCGACTTCGACGAGAGCCTCAACACGCTGAACTACGCCAGACGGGCTCAGAACATTCAGAACCGGGCTGTAGTGAACTACCGGCGGGCAGAGCCGAACCGCACGGAGGGACTGGAGCTGCAGATCAAAGCCTTGCGTCGCGCCCTGGAGAATCGGCAGAGGTCTGAGACCCGCACCATCGCCCGGCAGGACCCCGAGAGACGCGCCGGGGCGGGGGGCGGAGAGCTGGGCAGGCTGCAAGCAGAAAGCGCACACTACAGGACTTGCACAGACGCTGCGtacaggctgctgctggagctgCAGGGAGAGGGCGCGCTGAGCCCAGGCCAGCTGCTGCAGGTGAAGGAGTGGCTGTGCTCTGTGGAGGAGCAGCGCAGCGAGCTGAGCACGGCCTCAGGCCTGGACAGCGGAATCGAGAGCACGTCCACAGAGGAAGGAACCACAGAGCTGCAGAAGGGGAAGGGTGCCACCACACACCAG GTTATTGAACAGGGGGCAGAGGAGTGTGAGAAGGACCGGGATGAGTACATCTCTCAGCTACAGGCTCGGATCCAGcagctggagaaggagaacACAGACTTCCTGGCTGCTCTGGAGGATGCCATGGAGCAGTACAAACAGCAG AGTGACAAGCTTCAGGAGCAACAGGATGTAATTGCTGAGCTGCAGACATGCCTGGTCCAGCCTGGCTCCTCTGTGTCAGGTTTAGTGGTTGGTGTCCACCTGGTGCATCTCAAGCAGAGGCCGCACACTGCTCCTACAGACTCCACACGTCTCTGCACTTCAAGTGCAGTGCAGTCCACACTTGTTTCAAACGGGGACAATAGAAGGATCAGTTCCAGAAAG GTGAGCCATTCAGGTCCCGGCAGCTGTACGGGGAGGGAGGATTGTGTACACTGCTGCCAGGAAGGAGAGGAATACCAGGTAGACTCCTTTCAGGACCCTGACCTCCTTGCCGCTGAAGAAGAAGGGCAAGGCAGTCAGATCAAGAtgaagagagacagagggag ACACCTGAACATGACCTGGACCAAGAGAGAAGTGCTGAGTACTGCCTTGTCTGGCCAAGGGAGGGGGTGTGTGTCCCCAGATCTGCTACTGCCAAAGT CAAACAGCAGTGGTGAGGGGTCAGGTCTGCGAGGATCTATGGGAGACAGCTGCCCCCTGGTGACCTCCGGCCCAGGCCAGAGTGGCTCGGACTGGGGACTCCTGCAGGCCCAGCAGAAGATCCGTGAGCTGTCCATCAACATCCGCATGAAGGAGGAACTGATCAAGGAGCTGGTCAAGACAG GGAGGGACGCCCAGGCCATGAACAGGCAGTACAGCCGGAAGATCTCGGAGCTGGAGCGGCAGGCGGAGCGCGCGCGGGCCGAGCTGACGGAGGCGCAGAAGCAGCTGCAGGACCTGGAGGGCCACGAGCCCCGGGACCCGGCCAACCGGTCCAAGGCGCAGGAGTGCCGCAGGAAGATCGCCGCGGCACAAAGCAGAGTGCAG GTCCTGAAGCAGAAGCAGCGTGACACGGCACAGCTGGCCTCCCTGTCAGCCCAGAGCGAGCGGCGGGTCCAGGAGCTGGAGAGGAACGTGCAGAACATGCGGCAGCAGCAAGACCAGCTGCAGCGCCGCCTGCGCCAGGAGAGCCAGCAGAAGCGCCGGCTGGAGAGCGAGATGCAGAGGGGCAAACATCGTGTCAAG GAGCTGGAGATAAAGAACGAGCAGCAGCAGAAGATCCTGAGGATCAAGACGGAGGAGATCGCGGCCTTCCAGAGGAAGAGGCGCAGCGGGAGCAATGGTTCTGTCATCTCGTTGGAGGAGCAGCAG AAGATAGAGGAGCAGAAGCGCTGGCTGGACGAGGAGATGGAGCACGTGCTGGGGCAGCGCCGGGGGTTGGAGGAGCTGGAGGGCGAGCTGACCAAGAGAGAGCAGATCCTGGCCAAGAAGGAGGCCCTGCTGCAGGAGCGCAGCGGCCTGGAGAGCAAGAGGCTGCGCTCCAGCCAG GCCCTGAGTAAAGACCTCGTCCTCCTGTCCAGCCGCATCGAGTCCCTGGAGCGGGAGCTCTCCGAGAGGAACGGCCAGCTCCGCAGCAGCAGTGCCCAGGACTCCCAGCAGATCCGCCAGGAGATATCCAACCTGCGCCTGGAGAAGGACCAGCTCCTGAAGCAGCGAACAGAGCTGGACGACAAACTGCGCCAGGGCAGCCTTCTCTCCCCCGAG GAGGAGCGGACTCTGTTCCAGCTGGACGAGGCCATCGAGGCTTTGGATGCTGCCATCGAGTACAAGAACGAGGCCATCACCCAGCGGCAGAGGCAGCTCCGGGCCTCCGCCAGCATGCTGTCCCAGTGGGAGATGAACCTGATGGCCAAGCTCAGCTACCTGTCCGCCTCCGAGACACGAGCCCTCCTCTGCAAGTACTTCGACAAG GTGGTGTGTCTGCGCGAGGAGGAGCGCCGGCTGCAGCTGGCCCTGGCAGAGCTGGAGATGCGCActgaggagcagcagcagctggtCCAGTGGCTGGAGGCAGCGCTGGAGAGGCAGCGGCTGGACACTGACCGCAGGCTGACCCAGCAGCAGAAGGAGCACGAGAGGAACatccagctgctgctgcagcagtgcagag TCttacttattattttaagatGGATGAGTGGCCCAGGGaagcacagagagagaaaggaagCCCTGACAGGTCTGGCCCTCGGGATCAGCAAGCGGTCTCTTGTCACATGCTCCAGCCCCTCGTGTCCCTCAGAAACACACTGCTGCTCTAGTCATGCATGCCAAGGAGGAG AGCAAATGGATGAAGGGCTGGCGGGGAGGCAGCGCCAGTACGAGGGCTGGATACACAACCTTGGCAAGGAGCTCAGCCACTGCAAGCTGGCCAACCAGGAGCTGAGCAATAAACTGAGGGAGCTGTGGGGGCAAACCGGTCAGCCTGCAGACCAGGCCAAAG